The nucleotide window TGCACGGTTATGTTGAACATCCAGGCAAAGTGACTACTAGCGCAACACAGTCAAAACGACAGTACAACGCGGAACTAGCCGACAATAAGGGAGACCGATTATAAAGCTGCTTGTTCACGAGCAGCAAACAGCAGGATGCTACAGCAGCAAAAATACTCTGATTGGTCAATGATGGTGTTTCCATCACGTACGGCGAGGGCATAACGGAAAACACACACCCCATTACGTATGAAAAACGCGGAAGGTGGCTGTCGCCCAATGTTGACGTCATAACTCGAACTTTAAcgcaattttgtaattttaataaatcagAACAAGGTGTTGATTATCAAACAATTccaacaataaattattacactACCAAAAATTCTCTATCGATATGTGatggaatttattgaaaatattcaaatttatgtatGACTGTCGGCTAGATActtgtagaattttttattatttttttaaaaacatggGTTCACTATCAAACAATTATAAGTGCACTACAATCATCTACAGACGAACTGCGAATGatttcattaattatattatattacattgaTGGTTTGTCGGCTAAATTCATATTAATATTAGACATGCACTTGTAATGCTGGCTGCATTAACCTTCCAAGTAccacagtcttcgcaatggtaagCCCAAGCCAATACTTAGCCTGTGTGTACTTACCGACTTACAGCGTTACCGATttgtcggcgatacaagaaattaataccgaaaataaatttcttccaaaattcgtagcaaaacagtgatttaattaaagtataggtacctgagagaagaatgtatacatagatcataaataataatagatcagatgtaataatgatgcagagaccaaaaagtatataggtatgtatgtgcggtccatgtacgatgttaattaatatatatgatccatttacgattaatacgtgatgcatacgataaattttataattttccaggcgacaaactagattatctacaataatacgtctataatatgaaaatacaagaattattcatttcgaaatgggattctactcgacacgcgctcgatgtattcaataacattcataattattccaacaacttttcaggTTCTCTCTCAATCTttaattttcgtaggcatagaatagaaacgctgttttagctattcgcaagtgaagtatctacgttggatagtatttaacgcagcgtcctgatttaaagacctaaaaaggtgattgtcggcgattttttgttttttgataaggagagaaagaacgaagcttcttaaaacttcgagtgAATTTtaacacatttgaaaggtacgagcaaaaatttttatcatccaactgtcgcagaacggcagcgttattagctgacccgttaactgaaaaatatatctttaggcaacggctgaccatcgaagggcctagtCGCTtcagtctggaatcggcaggaaagataaagtgcgtatttcttgtctgaaatgtaaaaactagaattatttttaatacgcACATCATTTTACTATCGATGTACCAAAAAAAGAATTGGCTGCTAATTCTGGCTGCTAGCTTTAGCCTCGTGGAACTTTTTTTTGGACAACCAACGCGAAGCGAGATAAtcgacaaaaaacaaaaacacgaATGTCGGCCAGTTGATGGACATTTTTGAAACCTCCGACTAAATCGATTCACCAACATTATAACATGTTACTGGCGGCGCCTACCTGTacctattgaaaaaaattcacgactCCGTTAAGTTCTTTGCACCATTTCCTAGTTTGATATGACTACGGCACATGAGATGACaattggaggtggttggcggagGTGGTCAGAAGTGGTTGGGGGTGACCAAGAAGCAcgagaaggaggagaaggacGAGGTGTATGAGGAGGACGGAGGTGGTAGGAGATGTTCgggggtggttggcggtggttatTGGAGGTAGTTGGCGGTGAACGCGGTGATCGTTGGAGGCGGTTGGCGGTGGACGCGGTTTCGCGTCTCCTCACGGGGATGATCGAGctgatcgaaatttttaagtCTGTATGTAAAAAGTCGAAGTGTATCAACGAGTGGACCCACGCATACCTGTCGTTTGACCGGTTTAACCGACACTGCAGTAGCATGCAACCATTATGCCCAATTCTGTCGTACAGCACTGCCGATTACAGTCATGCACGTTCTGATGCTACGGGAAATGTTACCTGGGTCCTGTCAGCTGAGCAGCAGTGTTGGACGGTTAAATTCAACTCTaaaattgacgaaaacaaTTCTTTGACGTTCACCACAATTTCAGCACAGGAAATGTAAAACCGAACAAACGCCTTCTGCAAGCAGTTATAGCGGTTCCGACGTAGTATTTCCTGTAGCATCCGATCGTGCAAGCCCGAACGACAGACATGCACGAGTCTGCTCACGGATATACTTCGACTTTTTGGCACATCCTCGATTGGGGAATAGCCACCGGGAAGAAGAAGATATATTTCGACTTCTTACATACAGGTGGCGATTCAACGGTTCTTCCTTGTTACTTTCTCACGAATGCACAAACTATAATGAGATTCGTACATAAGCTTGATTGATGCACGTTTATGTATGTGAAAACAGCGCTATAGTGAACAGCTGTAGAAAAATGGTGGGAAAATGCTGATTGCATATTAATCAGAACGTTTATGGTGAAGTGGCTCAGTGATCGgagatacttttttttttaagcggTAGAGCGTAACATGTCATTTGTCGCAAATCTGCAGCAAGCTTCTTTCGAAAGCTCACATATGCAAGTCTTCCTACAACTGCGGAAACAGACAAACATAGTGGTCTGCCGGCAGAGTCATGCATGCGTCCAGGTGATGGCTATTAcgtgaatttgtgacagaacgCTACCTGGGTTGTAGTTGACATGGCACTGATCTAAATCGAGCTGAAGGAGCCTCAAGACCTGCTGGCAATTTCTGGGTAAGTTTTTGTCTACCAACAGACTGTGACTCAAATTTTCCTTTATATTCCAAGCGAGTCGCTCAGGAAAATATTCTGGGCACCATGCAACCAACTCTAATCTTCCTTATCAGGGAATGATTTTTGCAAGGCGCAAGTTTGCCAGCTGGGGATTTAAAATGCATAAACAGAAGAATAAGAATTGACTGCAGAGTTTTGAATGTGCTGAATTGATATTGAGAATTCAAATACTGAACTGATCGTATTACTCGTTCAAACGTTGTGTATACGAGGCTGCACCCGCAGTCAGAAACCGGTAACACACATAATATAAGATACCGAGATAATTCCACGCACTGGAATCACCTTTTCACAGTTCGTTTTTCAATCCAAACAATCAAACAACCATTGTGATACTTGAGCTATATCATGTACTGGAATCACTTTCTCGAATCAAGTTACATTAAATAAACAGTAATGCAGAATTTAATCCGGGTAGCAACCGCTGATATATAAGGTAATCATGGCATCTCGCTATTCCAGACTGCAGCAGACCGCTTGGGCCGCATATTACCGGCTGGTTATCAACCTAAGGTCCTTACAACGTCACAAAAAATGGCCAAGTATCTCATCTTCGTCGTAACTATATTTCACATCGTTGTATCAGCTGTGTAAGTCCGTGTCCATGTACTTTTTACAAGATACATACATGTATCtaaatgtacgtataattttcgaaaacttgtCAAATGTTATTTTTAGCCAAGCGCAAGCGGCCCAAAGTGGATGCAACTGTGCAGTCTTTCCGATGAACAGTCAAACGCCAATAATCGAGCAATCGCTGCAGTACAACGTGAGCTGTGACGAGGAGGGGGCTGAGATCTGTTCCCAACTCTGCGTGGCTCTGGTAAACATTATACTTGAGTGAAACAAATAACGTCGGAACTTAGAAAAATGTTCGTTTCGCTTGAGTTCCCATGGAAAATGAATAAGAGTAAAATGACAAATACcgttttgatgaaataaattgtatttgcAACGCAGGCTCAAGGTGCAAAGGACAAGGCACCGGCAATGATTTGCGAGAAGTTTGGCGTTCTTGTGAGCAATCTAACACCTGCCGTCTTCGCGAGATCCTGCGGCAGCAAAGACGAGTGGAAGTTCACCGGGCTAAAGAGCCCGGAACCGATTTGCTGTCTTGACGCGAAGGAGACGGCGTGTGAGGACTCGAATACTTCAGCCTAGTGTCGAATCTATCGTATCGTGTAATGCCCACGTTTGTAGTAGCTTAGAGCGCATCTGCCCATTACACATGTAtcattaaaacaaaaataaactttaTTAATGCACATTACACATGTACATGtctttgcacgataatatttataagagacgatgaaaatatttacatacacAGATAGAATCgatattgtgtgtgtgtgtgtgtatatatatatatattaaagcAGTTCATaaaagaaagatttttttttcagtgcgGATTCGTCATAAAACTGTTGTttatgatggaaaaaaaatctcctgAAAATTTGACCTCGATCGGATAAGATTTCGATGTCCAGCTTtcgagttttcatttttacagcGAATTAagtaaaacatgaaaaaaatgctTAATTTAATTCACCGTCCATTTCGGGTGAAAATATAgacaaatatgaaaaatatcaagagaccttttttgtagtcAATAATATTTAGTACAAAAAAAGTCTCTAGATATGTTATTCAATTTTGCATATTTCGAGAATTACTGTAACTTAAAACTgacaaaagtgaaaaatcaaagatAATTGTATTGAATTCAGAATAAATAAAggtttttatcattttctgtTTCTAAAATATCCTGTTACCTATAACGAAAAAGGCCtcgtgatatttttcattttcgtctaTATTTTCACACGAAATCGACAATGAATTCGGGtaagcattttttttacgtattatTTCAATGTAAAAACGAAACCTCGAAAGCAGGACCTCTAAATCTTATCCGATCGAGCTCAAATTTGCAGGGGATTTTTGTCATCATAAATAACAGTTTTATGAGGAATGCATAttgaatatcattttttttttccggtgAGCCACTCTATagacacacgcacacacacatatatatatatatatgtatatatatatatatatatatacctttgTAATACTcggaaataatattaatttgaaaagaaagaggatatgatttttttaaagtcaACCGCAGTTAAATTTATTAGGATGGAAAATAAAGCATCTCGCGTTAGATTTACCt belongs to Neodiprion lecontei isolate iyNeoLeco1 chromosome 5, iyNeoLeco1.1, whole genome shotgun sequence and includes:
- the LOC107220812 gene encoding uncharacterized protein LOC107220812 produces the protein MAKYLIFVVTIFHIVVSAVQAQAAQSGCNCAVFPMNSQTPIIEQSLQYNVSCDEEGAEICSQLCVALAQGAKDKAPAMICEKFGVLVSNLTPAVFARSCGSKDEWKFTGLKSPEPICCLDAKETACEDSNTSA